The bacterium DNA window GACGCCTACAAGCACGAGCAGAAGGTGACGGCCATGATCTATGACATCGTCAACCTGGCCACAAAAGAAGGCGACCACGCCACGGCCAGCATGTGCAAGTGGTTTGTGGACGAGCAGGTGGAGGAAGAGGCCCAGACCCTGGAGATAGTGAACCAGATAAAGATGCTGGGGGATTCCAAAGGCTCGCTGTTCATGCTGGACCGCCAGCTGGGCAAACGGGAATAAACCCAACCCCTACACCCCTTCCCGCATCGGGAAGGGGACGGGGGTTAGGTCGGAAAAACCAAACTTACAAATGCACCTCATCTTGAATACAAGGAGAACCCAATGCAGATAACAACCAACTTAATTCTTCTGGGCTTCGGACTGTTCCTGGCCTTCGCAGTCTTGTGGCTGTTTCTGAGGGGCTTAAGCCGCTGGAAGTTCTTCAAGAGTCTGGGTCTGGTGCTGAACATCAGCGGGCTGTACGTGGCCTTCCGGCTCTTTCTGCATTGGGGTCACATTCCCTTAAAAACCCAGACCAACACCCTGGTGCTTTCCATCGGGGTCTTTTTGGGATTTTACCTGGCCATCAAGATGTTCGAGTACCTGGGTTTTGACCTGTTGCTTTCCAACAGCAAAAAGGCCCAGGTGCCGCAGCTGCTGCGGGACATCATGCGCTGGATGCTGGCGGTACTGGTGTTCTTCATCATCCTCAAGGTGAACCTGGGGGTCAACCTGGGGCCGCTGTTCGCCACTTCGGCCGCCTTGACCTTCATCCTGGGCATAGCCATGCAGGACGTGCTGGGAAACCTGTTCGCCGGGATAGCCCTGAACCTGGAACGGCCATTTGCCATCGGGGACTGGGTGATGATCAACAACCAGGAGGGGCAGGTGGAGAACATGACCTGGCGGGCCACCCGGCTTAAGACCTTCACCGACGATTACGTGATCATCCCCAACGCCTCCATCGCCAAGAACGAGATCATCAATTACAGCCATCCCACCCCCATCCACGCCCGGGAACTGGTGATCGGGGTGCCCTATACCGCCGCTCCCAGCCTGATCAAGAAGGTGATCTCCGGGGCCATGACCGAAGCCCACGGGGTGATCAAGGATCCCCAGCCCCGGGTCTGGCTGAAGGAGTATGACGACTATACCATCAACTACCGGGTCAAGTTCTGGATCGACGATTTCGGAGACCTGTACGAGATCGAGGACGACGTGATGAGCCGGATCTGGTACCATTTCAAGCGCAACGGCATTGAATTTCCCTATCCCATCAGCGACGTCCGGGTGACCCCGGCCTCGGTCAGGGAGCCGGAGGAACAGCGCCGGGCGGAAGAGCAGCAGGCCGGCCTTTATCTCAAGCAGGTGCCTCTCTTCGCCGCCATTCCCGAGAAGGACCTGAAAAGGCTGGCCGCCAGCCTCCAGGCCAAGACCTTTGCGGCCGGCGAGCATCTGGTGCGTCAGGGCGACGAGGGCGAGTCATTTTACATCATCAAGCAGGGAAAGGTGGAGGTGCTGGTGGCCGATCCCGAAGGCCGCCAGACCAGGGTGGCAGAACTGGAAACGGGCAAGTTCTTCGGCGAGATGTCGCTGCTGACCGGGGAAAAGCGCAGCGCCTCGATCCGGGCCATCGGGGACGTGGAGGTGCTGGCGGTGGAGAAGAAGGACATCAGTCCGATACTGACGGCCAACCCCAAGATAGCCGAATCGCTTTCCAAGATGATCGAGCAGCGGCAGAAGGAGAACCTGGAGCGGATCGCCAAGTCCCGGGCCATCTCCGAGGAGGAGCGCAGGGCCGCCAGTTCGGCCAGCATTTTGAAAAAGATCCGGAATTTCTTCGCCATGTAATACGAGACATTTCCTTGCCCACGAAAAACACGAAAACCAGGGATATATTCTAATTAATGATCATCCAATCCTCTCAGGAGATATGGAGGACAACAGGTGCCAACCCAGGTATGTCGCGTTAAAACGATCAGTGAGCATCGTAGTTGACGGCGGTTAAAAGCTTGTCTGCATGTTTGAGGGCTTGGCCAAAGCCCGAGTTCAGACAAGCCCGCCATCAGCGAGAAGCGCAGCGCGGGCCCGCTGAAGCTTTAGCGTAAGCGTGGCCCGGAGAGTTTTTAGCGACGAGCTTTTTCTTTTGGTTCTTTTCTTGTTGGCGGCACAAAAAGAAAAGAACGTAATCGAGTTGAATCTGCTTTTTTACAAAACCTGCTATATTCTTTTTACTTTTCCGGAGCTAGTTAGATAAGCATTTTCTAATTTCACGGTTCATTTAATAAAGGACTGCGGATATCGACTTCAAATTACTAAATAAGTCAGGCGCGGCCCGGCGGGGCACCATCAACACCGCCCACGGCCAGATCCAGACCCCGGCCTTCATGCCGGTGGGCACCCAGGGCACGGTCAAATCCCTGACCCCCCGGCATCTGAAAGATATCGGGTCCCAGATCATTCTGGGAAACGCCTATCACCTTTACCTGCGGCCGGGCCAGGAACTGGTGAAGAAGGCCGGCGGCCTGCACGGCTTCATGGGCTGGGACCGCCCCATCCTCACCGACTCCGGCGGCTTTCAGGTGTTCAGCCTGGCCGAGCTCCGCAACATCAAGGAAGAGGGGGTAAGCTTCCAGTCGCACATCGACGGCTCGTCTCACCTGTTCACCCCGGAAAGCGTGATGCGGCTGGAGGCCGATCTGGGGGCGGACATCATCATGTGCTTTGACGAGTGCATTCCCTATCCCGCCACTCTGGAATATGCCGAGCGCTCCACCGGCCGCACCACCCGCTGGGCCCGGCGCTGCCGCGACGAGTTCCTGGCGCTCAATTCCGGCCAGGCCTTGTTCGGCATCGTCCAGGGCGGGACCTATCCGGAACTGCGCAGGCGAAGCGCGGAAGAACTGGTGGAGATAGGCTTTGAAGGCTACGCCATCGGCGGGCTGGCCATCGGCGAGCCCAAGGAGCAGACCTGGGAGGCCATCCAGACCGCCAATACCGTGCTGCCGGAGGAAAAACCCCGTTACATGATGGGGGTGGGCTTTCCCGAGGACATCATTCAGGGGGTGTCGCTGGGGGTGGACATGTTCGACTGCGTGATGCCCACCCGCAACGCCCGCAACGGCTCGCTGTTCACCTCCACTGGCCGGCTGGCCATGCGCAACGCCAAACATTTTGACGACTTTTCCCCGGTGGACTCAGAATGCGACTGCTACCTCTGCCAGAACTTTTCCCGGGCCTATCTGCGCCACCTGTACATGTCAGACGAGATACTGGCCTCCACTTTGGGCACCATGCATAATCTGAGGTTCTATCTGAGAATGATGGAGGGGATGCGCCTGGCCATTGAACAAGATGGATTCGACCAGTGGAGAAAAGAATTCATGGATAAGTACCAAAAACAAACGGAACCCCTTAGTTAGACAATAAACCAAACAGGAGGGAAATGCCATGCGCCGGATATCAATTCCCGGAATAATTTTCTGCCTGCTGATCTTATCGACCAACCTGTTCCCCAAGAGCCTGGTCCAGGCCTCGCCCGGAAGCGGCAACATCACCATAGAGACCAGGAACATAGATAACGCCCAGAAGGAACTGCAAAAAGCGGCCACCGAGCTTAAACTCACATTCAAAAGCTACAGCGACTACAAGAACAGCTCCAACAACAAGCGGGCCATAAGCGCCAATTGCCTGGTGGACAAAACCCAGGCGGTGGCGTTCATCAACCTAGTAGCCTCCTGGGGCTCGGTTCAGTCCCAGTCCTATTACGAGAACCAGGACGAGCTGGACCTGCCAGCCAAGGAGAAGAAGCTGAAGGCCTTTCAAAGATACCTCACCAAGGTGCTGACCTCGGCCAGCCCCGATCCCGATGTGGTGGCGCTGATCAGCCAGCAGGTGCAGAGCCTGGAATACGAGATCAACCGGATCAAGGGGGAGGGCCAGGGAAAGTCGGCCAATATCTCCATCCAGATCCAGGAAAAAGGCTACAACCAGCAGCCCTTTGAATTCCTGGGGCCAAAGTCGTTCATCAAGACCGTGGCCATGGTACTGGCGTTTCTTTGTCTGATGATGGGAGCGGTGCTGGGCTGGCTGATGGCCAAGTACAAATTCAAAAACAAAAAGACGGCCTGATCCAACGTGGGTTGACAGGATTTACATGATTAACTGATCATTTAAAACAACTCGCCGAAAGTGAAATGCCCAAGATCGCGGCCATAGACATAGGCTCCAACGCCATCAGGATGGCGGTGGCGGAAGTCTCCGCCGCCGGGCTTCTGCAAAACCTTAAGCACTACCGGGAACCGGTGCGGCTGGGAACGGATGTCTTCACTACGGGCCGGGTCGGCCGGGAAACCATCGAAGCTACGCTGGCGGCACTTAAAAAATACCAAGTGATCATAAATTCCCAGGCAGCCCAGCCCGTCAGGGCCGTGGCCACCGAAGCCATGCGCCGGGCCTCCAATTGCGTTGAGGTCCTGAAAACAATCGAAACGGAAACCGGCCTGAAAGTGGAGATAATATCGCCGCAGACCGAGGCTGAATTGGTACTGAACGCTCTCTCCCAAAAAATAGACCTGACAGGAAGGAACGCTCTTCACCTGGAGCTGGGCGGGGGCAGCCTGGAGCTGAACACTGTAATTGACGGAGCACTGGTCTCTTCTCAAAGCTTTGAACTCGGGGCCATAAGGCTTTTGCAAAATGTCAAAACAACGGACAAGGACCAGGCGCTGTCCGATACCACAAAACTGGCCGGACCTGCACTGGTCTGCCTGGATGAAGCCCGGAAACAGCATCAAATGGATATTCTGATCGGCACCGGGGGAAGCCTGGAACTTCTGGCAGACCTGGCGGTCCAGATCACGGGGTCCGGCAAAAAAAACCTCCTGCATCGTGGCAGCCTGGAAAGGATCGTGGATTCTCTGATCCCATTGGACCTGAAACAGAGGATGGACCGATTCAACCTGAAGCCGGACCGGGCGGACGTGGCCCTGCCGGCGGCCCTGCTGATCTTGGTCCTGCTGGGAAACATCAAACTGGACGAGATACAAGTTCCCCGGGTGGGTTTGAAAGAGGGTTTGCTCATGGCAATAGCACAATCTTTAAAAACAGGAAACAGCAATGACGGCTAAATTCATTGAAGGGCAGGAACTGCCGGGCAAGCTGATCGCGGTGGAAGGCCTGGACGGCTCGGGCAAGTCCACCCAGATCCACCTTGTCAAGCGCTGGCTGGAGCTGGAGGGCTACAAGGTCTTTTTCACCGAGTGGAACTCCTCGCCGCTCTTGAGACAGTCGGTGAAGAATGGCAAGCGGGAGCAGCTCTTGACACCCACCACCTTTGCCCTGATCCACTGCACCGATTTCGCCGACCGCTACGAGCGCCAGATCCTGCCGCTGCTCCACGCCGGTTACATCGTGCTGGCCGACCGCTACATCTTCACCGCTTTCGCCCGGGACGCGGTGCGGGGCTGCGACCGGGACTGGGTGAAAAGCCTCTACAGCTACGCGGTCCACCCCCACGTCACCTTCTTCTTTGACGTGCCGCTGGAAATGGCGCTGTCCCGGATCATGTCGGGGCGGGCCAAACTTAAGCACTACGAGGCCGGGATGGACATGGGATATTCGCCCGACATCCTCCAGAGCTTCAAGACCTTTCAGGGAAAGATGCGGGAGGAATATTTGCGGATGACGGAGGAGTTCGGATTCATCAAGATAGACGTGGGCCGCCCGCCCGACCAGCTGCAGAAAGAGGTGCGGGGCCACATTCAGGAACGGATAGAGCTGGAGAGGTACAAATGGAAAACATCGCGCTGACCCCCAAGAAGTTCTATGGCCAGGGGCTTCCCAACGTCGATCCGGGAACGCTCACCGGCAAGCTGATCGTGATAGAAGGGGCCGACGGCTCCGGGCGCACCACCCAGATAAATCTTTTAAGCGACTGGCTGGAGCGGCTGGGCTACGCCACCACCAGGGTGGGTTTGAAGCGTTCGAAGCTGGTGGGGGCCGAGCTGGAGGAGGCCATGCAGGGCAATACTCTCAGCCCCATCACCCTGTCGCTGTTCTACGCCACAGACTTTGCCGACCAGCTAGAGAAGACCATCATCCCGGCCCTGAAATCGGATTTCATCGTGCTGGCCGACCGCTACATCTACACCCTGATGGCCCGGGACATCGCCCGGGGGGTGGACCCGGCCTGGGTGCGCGAGGTTTACGGCATAGCCCTGGTCCCGGACGCGGTCTTTTACCTGAAGGCCGGCCCCGAGCTTCTGGCCGAGCGTAATTTCAAGAACAAGGGCGGGCTGGACTACTGGGAATCCGGCATGGACATCCAGCGCAGCGGCGACCGCTACGAATGCTTCATTAAATACCACCGGAAGATCCAAAACATCTTTGGCGAGATGCAGGAGCATTACGGGTTCGAGTCCGTCAATGCCGGAAGGGCGCCGAACACCATCTCCCAGGACCTGATCTCCAAGGTCAGGTTCATATTAAGCCCGCTGGAGCTGAATGGCCAGGAAGAGTAGAAGAAGATGACCGGGGGTTTACTTACCCGAAGATTTAACATGGTATGTCCTTTTTCTTTTTTGTACCGCCAACTAAGAAAAAGGACCAAAAAGAAAAAAGCTCGTCGCAAAATACTATCCGGGCCACGCTTACGCTAAAGCTTCAGCGGGCCCGCGCTGCGCTTCTCGTTGCTGACGGGCTTGTCTGAACTCGGGCTTTGGCCAAGCCCTCAAACATGCAGACAAGCTTTTTCCGCCATCAACTGCGATGCTCACTGATAGTATTTAACGCGACAACCGGGGTTGGCACCTATTGTTTTACATGTCTTCTGAGTTGATCGGATAATCACTTAATAATTTTCGTGCCGTTTCGTGTGTTTCGTGGGTGGAAATATAAAATCATGTAAATCCTGTCAAAAATATTCATGGAGCTTTATATCTTAAGATACGTGGAGCTGAACGGCCGGGAAGAATAGAGATACCCAAACCATAAGGTTGCCCACTAAAAGGCACTAAACATTTAATAAGGTTGGTAGTGTTTTAGTGTTTTTCGTGGGCAGAGTAAATCCTGGTTTAAAAAATCATGTAAATCCTGTCAAAAAATGTCCATGGAACTTTATATCTTAAGATACGTGGAGCTGAACGGCCAGGAAGAATAGCGATACCCAAACCATAAGGTTGCCCACTAAAGGCACTAAATATTTAATAAGGTTGGTAGTGTTTTTAGTGTTTTTCGTGGGCAGAAGAAATACCGTCAAAATATTCATGGAACTATACATACTAAGGCACGGGCTGGCCGGGGAGTTCGGGGATCCCCGCTACCCCGACGACAGCCAGAGGCCGCTGACCGCCGAGGGAAAACGCAAGATGCTCCAGGCGGCGCTGGGAATGAAGGCCCTGGGTCTGTCCTTTGATCTGGCCTTTGCCAGCCCGTACCTCCGGGCCCGGCAGACCGCCGAGATAGTCTGCCGGCAGATGGATTGCCTGGACATCCTGCAGATAACCGAGAACATGGAACCCGGCCGGGATCCCAGAAAGCTGATAGCCGAGATAAACCAGAATGATCTAAAGAACAAAAGCGTGCTGTTGACCGGGCACGAGCCCTTTTTAAGCGGACTGATCGCCTACTTGATCTCCGGCAGTCACAGCCCCCAGCTAGAATTCAAGAAAGGGGCCGTGTGCAAGCTGGAAGTAGGGGAGCTGAAGTACGGGCGCTGTGCCGAGCTTCATTGGCTGTTGACCAGCAAACAAATGGGGATGATGGTTAGTTAATATAGATATACCACCTAGCCCTTGACAATGCCCCTAAATTGAGTTACACTAATTAATTAGAGATAAATATTGCATATTGTGTAAAATATGCATCATTTCCCAGAAACCAAAAGGCATTTAAAGTTATCTAACATATAATCCCATTTATAGTCCGTTGGATTTAAAGACCTTGCAGCTTTTGGTCAACAGGGTAAAACGAAGAGATCCGGCACTATTCTTGCAGTAATATTCTTCAATATACAATACGGAGAAAAACATGAAACACCTTGGCATAAAAATGGCTTTAATCGGCTTGATGATATTAGCCATATCAGGGTCCGCCAACGCCCAATGGCTGTCCCTTTCCCAGGCCGGGTCGGCCCAAAAGACGGTCAGTCTGCTGCAAAGCGGCAACAACCAGATCGTTTTTGAGATCAATGTTCCCGGTTTTGAAAAAAGCTCCGCCAGCACCAAGGGCTGGGATTTTAATCTGCTGACCATTCCCGGGCAGGGCTACAATACCGCCGTAGGACAGCCCAAACTTCCGGTGATATCCGAATGGCTGGAGATTCCCCAGGGCGCCACGGCCACGGCGGAATTCCAGATACTGGAAAGCAGGGAGATCAGTCTTAAGGAACTGGGAATTGAGCAGAAGATCGTCCCGGTGCAGTACCCGGTGCCCAAGATCGAAGGGGCCGCCGATAAGATACCGTTTGCCATGGACGAGAATATTTATTCCAAGGACAAATTCTTTGGACAGACCACAGTAAAGCTTTCCCAGCCGGTAAGCATGCGGGCCAAGAGGGCGGTACTGGCCAGTTTCTGGCCGGTAGCCTATAACCCGGTGACCGGAATGCTGAGAATAGCCACCAAGGTCAAAGTAACTGTAAATCTTTCCGGATCGGACCAGGCCCGCACCAACAGCATTCACCAGAAATATTCCTCCAAACTATACGACCGTCATGTGGCGGGCATCACCATCAATGAACTGGCTGTAAGCAAGACTGCCAAAGCCCTTCTTCCGGCGCCGGTCAATCAACTTATTATAGTAGTTGATTCTTTCTACACCGGCATCCAGCCGTTGGTAGACTGGGACAGCCGCAAGGGTTATTCCGTAACGGTCACCAAAACCTCGGAGATCCCCGGCGGGGCGGATACCACCCATATCCGGCAGTACATCCAGTCGGCCTATGACGGGGCCAACCCGCCGGACCTGGTCCTTTTGGTGGGCGACGTCAACGGCATTCCGGCCCATCAAAGTACAGAGCAGGACAACCCCTATACCGATCTTTATTACTCCACCATGGCCGGCAGCGACATCATTCCCGACCTTTATGCCAGCCGGATCTCGGTGGCCAACAGCACCCAGCTGGGGTATTATCTGGCCAAGTATCTCAACTACCAGCAGGGCAGCTGGGGGGCAAGCCAGGACTGGATGTCCAAAGCCTATTTTACATCCACCAACGATCCCATGCATGTGGTGACGGACTCGACCGACAATTATTGCATGGCTCTGGCCAGGGCCCACGGCATGGTCTGCGATTCCCTTTATGCCTATTACGGCACCGGCACCCCGGTGGCCACGGCCTTCAACGATGGACGGACGGTGATGGCCTATACCGGGCATGGCGATGTGACCTATTGGGCCGGGCCTTATTTTTACCAGTCAGATGTCAATGCTTTGACCAATGCCTATAGATCCACCTTCGTCACCAGCTTTGCCTGTCTGACCGGGGCTTTCAATTCTTCCGAGTGTTTTGGGGAGACCTGGATCCGGACCGCCGACAAGGGCGCCATTGCCTATTGGGGCTCGTCAGTTTTGTCCTACTGGGACGAAGATGATATCCTGCAGCGCCGGATGTTCGACGCCTTTCTGGACAGCGGCTACACCCTGATCGGCGGGATGACGGTCAAGGCCAAGTTGGACCTGGGCCGCTATTACGGCTGGGACCAGGCGGTCAGCGTCACGGTCACCCGTTATTTTGAGCAATACAACATCCTGGGCAATGCCGGAGTGGATCTTTACACCCAGCAGCCGTCGGTTTTAACAGTTACTAAGCCGGATACAGTTCCCACAGGTCCCAGCCAAGTCGCCATAAATGTAAATGACGGTGGTCCTTTAACAGATGCCTTGGTGGCCATTTACCAGCCTTCATCCAAAACCCTGCTGGCCTCCGGATATACCGATGCTTCGGGCAATGCGGTGCTTGATATAAACCCGGGTTTACCCGACAGCCTGGCCGTAACCGTTACCGCTCATAACCGGGTTCCATTCCAGGGCAGAATCCAGGCTTACTCTGCCAATTCCTATGTGTCTTATTTGAAAAATGCGGTTGATGATGCATCCGGCAACAACGACGGGATGCTGAACCCCGGCGAAACAACCTTACTGAATATTTGGATCAAAAACTACGGATTATTGGCCTCAGGGGCTGTGGCCTGCACCTTGCGGGCCGGAAGTCCGGCAATAACGGTTAACGATTCCACCCATTCTTTTTCGGCCGTATCAGCCGGAGATTCCGTTTATTATGGCTTTAGTGTCAGCGTAGCGGCAGGTTGTACCAACAAAACGGTGCTGCCTTTCATCGTGTTGTGCCAAGACGCTGATTCGGTCCGGCAAGCTCCTTTTGAACTTATAGTGGCTGCCCCCAACCTTAGCCACAGTTCATATTCAGTAAATGATCCGGCTCCCGGCGGCAACAACAATAACATCTTGGAAGCCGGAGAAAGCGACAGCCTCCGGGTGATCATCAAGAACATGGGAGGCCAGATCGCCACCGGAACCACAGCCATTTTAAGCAGTTCAGATCCCTACCTGACCATAACCGGGAACAGCGCCGCCTTTGGTGACATAGCGATCAACGACAGCGGATCGCCGGTTCCGGCCTATTGCCTGACTGTGGGCGCTCCCCCGGTTTCACCCTACTTTGTCTGGGTAAGGCTGAACATCGGCGCCCTAAGCGGCGCTTATGCCAAAACTGACAGTTTTAAAATTGCGATAGGAAACTCGGGATTCTTTGACAATGTCGAGGATACAGGGATCACGGCAAAATATTCGGTACAATCACAGTGGCATGTCACCGACACCAGTTCTTACAGCCCCGGCCATAGCTGGTGGTGTGGTGATCCCGCTACAGGGCAATATGGCAACCTGCTCGAGGCCTCGTTGATCACTCCGGACATCATACTGGGTCCCAATAGTGAGCTCAGCTTCTGGCATAAATACTATACCGAGTTGACCTACGATTTCTGCAATGTGGAATACAGCACAAACAGCGGAACCAACTGGATAAGCCTGGGTTCATTCGACGGCAACCAGCCGGCCTGGGAAAAACAAACCTACGACCTTTCCTCCCTGGCCGTGGGTACTGTCGTTAAAATAAGGTTCCACTTCACTTCCGACATTTCCTATACCTATTCCGGATGGTATGTGGACGACATCAGGGTCCAGGAGACCACCGGCGTTTCCGGCACCCAGACCGATCCCGTACTGCCGTCCTCAATAATGCTGGGTTTGGCCTATCCCAATCCCAGCTCCGGCGGATCGCTTATCAAATACCAGTTGCCGAAAAAAATAACCACAGAACTCAGGGTCTATAATATTGCCGGCCAGATGGTCAGGACCATTCAAATGGGGGTCCAGGGCCCAGGAAACCAGAGCGTCTTTTGGAACGGCAGGGACCAGAATGATAAAAAGGTGTCAGCCGGAATCTATTTTTACCAGCTTAATGCCGGAGGTTATTCGGCTACCAAGAAATTAGTGGTAATAAAATAAACCAACCTGAATGAAATACGGGCGTTTTCTAATTAAGAGAAAACGCCCGTTGACTTTAAGAGAAAGGCAGACATGAAAAATAAATTGTTGTTTATTCCGGTCTTATTGTTGCTGCTGGCTCCGGTTGCTCTTTGGGCCCAGGCCGGCAGTTCGATCCCGGTGAAGATCCACATTTCCTCTCATGATGATGTCTACAAGTTTCAGAAATTGGGAGTGGGCATAGAGGAACTCAGGGATGGTTATATTGAAGCCCGGGTCACCAAGGCCAAGTATGACGAGTTGACAACTTTGGGCTGGAAGGTGGAACCCCGAACTATTGAAAAGGTTGATCCCGAGATTGCATCTCAATATCACAATTATACTCAAATGACCAGTTTTTTGGACTCCATCCATACTATTTATCCAGCGATTACTAAGATGATATCCATAGGGAAATCGGTGCAAAACAGGGATTTGTGGGCCTTTTTAATAACCGACAATCCTGATTCCAATGAGAACGAAGCAGAGGTCCGATTGGCCGCCAACATTCATGGCGATGAAACGGTGGGCAGAGAGCTTTGCTTGGCGATGATAGATTCTTTGACAAAAGTGTATGATTCTGTTTCCGCCATTGCAAATATGGTAGACTCCAGAGAGATATGGTTTATGCCTTCCTTGAATCCGGACGGTTATGAATTGAATCGACGTGAAAACGCCAACTGGGTAGACTTAAACCGTAATTTCCCAGTGCCAGATGGCTCAATCGGCGAGGATGATACTTATAGTAACGAGATTGAAACGCAACGATTCATCGACTTTTGGTCAGGTAAACGAGCGGTGTTGTCGTTAAATTATCACGGGGGAGCCTTGGTTGCCAATTATCCTTGGGATTATACTGTCGTCCGTTGTCCCGATGATGCTCTAGCCAAGGAAGTTTCGCTGGGATATTCGCGGCTGAACCCTCCGATGTACGCCAGCACTGTTTTTGACAGCGGAGTGACCAACGGATGGGATTGGTATTATGTTTATGGCTCACTGCAGGACTGGTCGTATAATGCTACGTCCTGTTTGGATATCACGATGGAAATAGGCACCAAATGGCCGGCGGCCAGCCAGTTGCCGGCCTTCTGGTCCGACAACCGGGGCGGCATGCTGTTCTTCATCCGTCAGGCCGGGTTGGGCATCCAGGGCCTGGTCACCGATTCCGCCACCGGCCTGCCCCTGGACTTTGCCCAGGTGGAGGTTGCGGGGATAGACAAGCCGGTCTATACCGATTCCATCGGAGACTACCACCGGATGCTGCTTTCGGGCAACTATGACCTGACATATTCCAAAGAGGGATATTTCCCCAAGACCATCAGCGATGTCCGGGTGAATTACGACAGCCTGACCAGCCTGGATGTGGCCCTGGCCAAAGATCCTGTGGGGGTGACCGGCAATCCCTGCGAGATAGTGTGCCAGCGGATAACACTCCTAAAGACATACCCCAACCCTCTACGCAGTGCTGTCACCATTGCCTTTCAGTTGTCCCAGCCGTCAAACTGCAATCTTAAAATATACAATGCCGCCGGGCAGCTGGTCCGGATAATATTTAACCGCACCCTGGACCCCGGAACTTACGATATCATCTGGGACGGAGCAGATGAGACAGGGCGAAAATCTGCTGAAGGCATATATTACTATTCTTTGTCTGCCGGAGAACAGAGGTTAACGGGAAAACTGGTTAAGATCAATTGAAAAAATGCCGCCTTTTTACAAGGCGGCTTTTTAGCTATTAACTTGGAGTCATGCCGTGAGATACTGGTTAACTTTTGTTCTGTCGCTGTTGGCATCAGTCTATGGGATGGCGGCTCCGGTGCTGATAACCGTGGAACTTCCGACGGTTGAGAGCAAGAAATCCTGGCATCAGCTTAAGATACCGACCTATGAGTTGATAGGGAATACCGCCATCGCGGAAACGGAGGAAAGCCGGGTTGGCTGGCTAAGGCAAAGGGGCTTTCAGCCAAATGTCATTGACCGGCAGCCGGACCTGACCAGGTTCATGATAGTGTCAAATTATGACCAGGTTCTGGGACTGAAAGCAATTCCAGTCTGGCGCAATGCAAAGACGGTCTTGATAAAACCGGACTCCAATGGCAAGGAAACCAAAAAGGATTATAAGCACCAGGCCAGGCCTCTTAATACCCGGCCCCTGCCTGACCGGTTCTGGCAGAGCATTGTGGAGACGCGGGTAGCCCGCCGAAATATCACGGCCGACCCGTTCGTCCAGTCGGTGGTCGACCAGGTCAATTCCGACTCCATAGGTGCTGTGATCCAGAGACTTCAGGCCTTTCAGACCAGGTTCGTAATGACAGACAGTTCCGCCGCAGCTTCGGCCTGGCTGAAACAAAAGCTTGATTCACTGGGCTTTGCAGCCTTCTACGACAGTTT harbors:
- the tmk gene encoding dTMP kinase, giving the protein MTAKFIEGQELPGKLIAVEGLDGSGKSTQIHLVKRWLELEGYKVFFTEWNSSPLLRQSVKNGKREQLLTPTTFALIHCTDFADRYERQILPLLHAGYIVLADRYIFTAFARDAVRGCDRDWVKSLYSYAVHPHVTFFFDVPLEMALSRIMSGRAKLKHYEAGMDMGYSPDILQSFKTFQGKMREEYLRMTEEFGFIKIDVGRPPDQLQKEVRGHIQERIELERYKWKTSR
- the sixA gene encoding phosphohistidine phosphatase SixA, whose protein sequence is MELYILRHGLAGEFGDPRYPDDSQRPLTAEGKRKMLQAALGMKALGLSFDLAFASPYLRARQTAEIVCRQMDCLDILQITENMEPGRDPRKLIAEINQNDLKNKSVLLTGHEPFLSGLIAYLISGSHSPQLEFKKGAVCKLEVGELKYGRCAELHWLLTSKQMGMMVS
- the tgt gene encoding tRNA guanosine(34) transglycosylase Tgt, with translation MDFKLLNKSGAARRGTINTAHGQIQTPAFMPVGTQGTVKSLTPRHLKDIGSQIILGNAYHLYLRPGQELVKKAGGLHGFMGWDRPILTDSGGFQVFSLAELRNIKEEGVSFQSHIDGSSHLFTPESVMRLEADLGADIIMCFDECIPYPATLEYAERSTGRTTRWARRCRDEFLALNSGQALFGIVQGGTYPELRRRSAEELVEIGFEGYAIGGLAIGEPKEQTWEAIQTANTVLPEEKPRYMMGVGFPEDIIQGVSLGVDMFDCVMPTRNARNGSLFTSTGRLAMRNAKHFDDFSPVDSECDCYLCQNFSRAYLRHLYMSDEILASTLGTMHNLRFYLRMMEGMRLAIEQDGFDQWRKEFMDKYQKQTEPLS
- a CDS encoding mechanosensitive ion channel family protein, which translates into the protein MQITTNLILLGFGLFLAFAVLWLFLRGLSRWKFFKSLGLVLNISGLYVAFRLFLHWGHIPLKTQTNTLVLSIGVFLGFYLAIKMFEYLGFDLLLSNSKKAQVPQLLRDIMRWMLAVLVFFIILKVNLGVNLGPLFATSAALTFILGIAMQDVLGNLFAGIALNLERPFAIGDWVMINNQEGQVENMTWRATRLKTFTDDYVIIPNASIAKNEIINYSHPTPIHARELVIGVPYTAAPSLIKKVISGAMTEAHGVIKDPQPRVWLKEYDDYTINYRVKFWIDDFGDLYEIEDDVMSRIWYHFKRNGIEFPYPISDVRVTPASVREPEEQRRAEEQQAGLYLKQVPLFAAIPEKDLKRLAASLQAKTFAAGEHLVRQGDEGESFYIIKQGKVEVLVADPEGRQTRVAELETGKFFGEMSLLTGEKRSASIRAIGDVEVLAVEKKDISPILTANPKIAESLSKMIEQRQKENLERIAKSRAISEEERRAASSASILKKIRNFFAM
- a CDS encoding ferritin-like domain-containing protein, with product DAYKHEQKVTAMIYDIVNLATKEGDHATASMCKWFVDEQVEEEAQTLEIVNQIKMLGDSKGSLFMLDRQLGKRE
- a CDS encoding thymidylate kinase: MENIALTPKKFYGQGLPNVDPGTLTGKLIVIEGADGSGRTTQINLLSDWLERLGYATTRVGLKRSKLVGAELEEAMQGNTLSPITLSLFYATDFADQLEKTIIPALKSDFIVLADRYIYTLMARDIARGVDPAWVREVYGIALVPDAVFYLKAGPELLAERNFKNKGGLDYWESGMDIQRSGDRYECFIKYHRKIQNIFGEMQEHYGFESVNAGRAPNTISQDLISKVRFILSPLELNGQEE